A DNA window from Boseongicola sp. contains the following coding sequences:
- a CDS encoding SDR family oxidoreductase has translation MDLGIKGKRALVCASSKGLGRGCAEALAEAGVDLILNARGAEALEATAAEIRSAYGVEVVTVAADITSEDGRAAVLKVAGDVDILVNNAGGPPPGMWTDWDRDDFIRALDANMLTPIALIKALVPGMMERGWGRVVNITSQSVKSPIPVLGLSNSARAGLTGYVAGTSRQVAASGVNINNLLPGIHATDRAVSLDGGVASKEGITVEEARVRREGTIPARRYGTRQEFGATCAFLCSTHAGFIVGQNILHDGGGVNATF, from the coding sequence ATGGATCTTGGCATCAAGGGTAAACGAGCGCTGGTTTGTGCGTCGTCAAAAGGTTTGGGGCGCGGGTGCGCCGAAGCATTGGCAGAGGCGGGCGTTGATCTGATCCTGAATGCGCGCGGGGCCGAGGCTTTGGAGGCAACAGCTGCCGAAATTCGCAGCGCCTACGGTGTAGAGGTCGTCACGGTCGCAGCTGATATTACCAGCGAGGACGGCCGCGCTGCGGTTTTGAAAGTCGCGGGTGACGTCGATATTCTGGTCAATAACGCAGGCGGCCCGCCACCGGGCATGTGGACCGACTGGGACCGCGATGATTTTATCCGCGCACTGGACGCCAATATGCTGACGCCGATCGCTTTGATAAAAGCACTGGTGCCAGGAATGATGGAGCGCGGCTGGGGCCGTGTGGTCAACATCACCTCGCAATCCGTGAAATCGCCCATTCCGGTGCTTGGTTTATCGAACTCGGCGCGTGCGGGGCTGACAGGTTATGTCGCTGGCACGTCTCGACAGGTGGCTGCCAGTGGCGTGAACATCAACAACTTGCTGCCGGGTATTCATGCGACAGACCGGGCTGTTTCACTGGATGGCGGGGTAGCCTCCAAAGAAGGCATCACGGTCGAGGAAGCACGGGTCAGACGCGAAGGAACAATTCCGGCGCGTCGGTATGGCACGCGCCAAGAGTTCGGCGCGACATGCGCCTTTCTATGCTCAACCCATGCGGGCTTTATTGTCGGCCAGAACATCCTGCACGACGGTGGAGGAGTAAACGCGACGTTTTAA
- a CDS encoding nuclear transport factor 2 family protein gives MSTQDIADKLYQHCRNHTEMQGLDELYAEDAVSVEPMAPEGQSPVTEGREGIKGKHEWWASAFEVHDVVMEGPFVNGDMFSLTFEIDATDKSNGQRWKSKEIALYEVSNGKIVRETFMMPPMG, from the coding sequence ATGAGCACACAAGACATTGCCGACAAACTCTACCAACACTGCCGAAACCATACCGAGATGCAGGGTCTGGATGAGCTTTATGCTGAGGACGCCGTTTCGGTCGAACCGATGGCGCCGGAAGGGCAGAGTCCGGTGACTGAGGGGCGTGAGGGGATCAAGGGCAAGCACGAATGGTGGGCCTCGGCGTTTGAAGTTCATGATGTTGTCATGGAAGGACCGTTTGTGAACGGCGATATGTTCAGTCTGACATTTGAGATTGATGCCACTGACAAGTCGAACGGCCAGCGCTGGAAATCCAAGGAAATTGCTCTTTATGAGGTGTCGAATGGTAAGATCGTGCGTGAAACATTCATGATGCCGCCGATGGGGTGA
- a CDS encoding peptide chain release factor 3 has product MSDRASNTAPLPPEIARRRTFAIISHPDAGKTTLTEKFLLYGGAIQMAGQVRAKGEARRTRSDFMQMEKDRGISVSASAMSFDFREFRFNLVDTPGHSDFSEDTYRTLTAVDAAVMVIDGAKGVESQTQKLFEVCRLRDLPILTFCNKMDRESRETFEIIDEIQENLAIDVTPASWPIGVGRDFIGSYDMLNDRLELMERADRNKVAESVQIDGLDDPKLAELVPEELLGQLREEVEMARELLPAFDQQAFLDGTLTPIWFGSAINSFGVKELMDGIGDFGPVPQPQSAEPRHVGPEETKVAGFVFKVQANMDPKHRDRVAFVRLASGHFKRGMKLTHVRSKKPMAISNPVLFLASDRELAEEAWAGDIIGIPNHGQLRIGDTLTEGEVIKVTGIPSFAPELLQNCRAGDPLKAKHLDKALKQFAEEGAAKIFKPTLGSGFIVGVVGQLQFEVLASRIELEYGLPVRFEPSQFTSARWVHGPKDKVEAFANANKGHMAEDNDGDLVYLTRLQWDIDRIERDYPDLKLSATKEMMV; this is encoded by the coding sequence ATGTCAGACCGCGCCTCAAACACAGCCCCCCTGCCCCCGGAAATCGCCCGGCGGCGCACGTTTGCGATTATCTCGCACCCCGATGCCGGTAAGACGACGCTGACCGAGAAGTTTCTTCTCTATGGCGGCGCGATCCAGATGGCTGGCCAGGTGCGCGCCAAGGGCGAAGCCCGGCGGACGCGCTCAGACTTCATGCAGATGGAAAAGGACCGCGGGATTTCGGTTTCCGCCTCGGCGATGTCGTTCGATTTTCGCGAATTCCGCTTCAATCTGGTCGACACGCCGGGCCACAGCGATTTCAGCGAGGATACCTATCGCACGCTGACGGCTGTGGATGCGGCTGTGATGGTGATCGATGGCGCGAAGGGTGTTGAAAGCCAGACTCAGAAGCTGTTCGAGGTTTGCCGTTTGCGCGACCTGCCGATCCTGACGTTCTGTAACAAGATGGACCGTGAAAGCCGCGAGACGTTCGAGATCATTGACGAGATCCAGGAAAACCTGGCCATTGACGTGACCCCGGCCAGCTGGCCCATCGGTGTCGGACGCGATTTCATCGGCTCCTATGACATGCTGAACGACCGGTTGGAGTTGATGGAGCGGGCAGATCGCAACAAGGTTGCAGAGTCGGTTCAGATCGACGGGCTGGATGATCCGAAACTGGCCGAACTGGTGCCGGAAGAATTGCTGGGTCAGCTTCGCGAAGAAGTCGAAATGGCCCGCGAATTACTGCCCGCCTTCGACCAGCAGGCATTTTTGGACGGCACGCTAACGCCGATCTGGTTTGGATCTGCTATTAACTCTTTCGGCGTCAAGGAACTGATGGATGGCATCGGTGATTTCGGCCCGGTGCCACAGCCGCAATCTGCCGAGCCACGCCACGTTGGCCCTGAAGAGACGAAGGTCGCCGGGTTTGTTTTCAAGGTGCAGGCCAATATGGACCCCAAGCACCGCGACCGCGTGGCGTTCGTGCGTCTGGCCTCGGGGCATTTCAAACGTGGTATGAAGTTAACCCACGTGCGGTCGAAAAAGCCGATGGCGATCTCGAACCCAGTGTTGTTCCTCGCATCGGACCGCGAATTGGCGGAAGAGGCTTGGGCGGGCGACATCATCGGCATCCCGAACCACGGCCAGCTGCGCATCGGCGATACGCTGACCGAGGGCGAAGTGATCAAAGTCACCGGCATCCCAAGTTTCGCGCCAGAGCTTTTGCAGAACTGCCGCGCGGGCGATCCGCTGAAAGCCAAACATCTGGACAAGGCTCTGAAGCAGTTCGCCGAAGAAGGTGCCGCAAAGATATTCAAGCCGACGCTTGGGTCTGGTTTTATCGTCGGCGTGGTTGGACAATTGCAATTCGAGGTGCTCGCCAGCCGGATCGAATTGGAATACGGACTGCCAGTGCGTTTTGAACCGTCGCAATTCACTTCGGCCCGGTGGGTGCATGGCCCAAAAGACAAAGTTGAAGCCTTCGCCAACGCCAACAAGGGGCATATGGCCGAAGATAACGACGGCGATCTGGTCTATCTGACGCGATTGCAATGGGACATCGACAGGATCGAGCGAGACTATCCCGATCTAAAGTTAAGTGCGACGAAAGAGATGATGGTGTGA